In Paenibacillus sp. 1781tsa1, one DNA window encodes the following:
- a CDS encoding response regulator transcription factor gives MANILIIEDETTIAELERDYFELNGFSVDLCHSGDEGLKQALEGDYNLIIVDLMLPGLDGFECCRRIREVKEVPILVVSAKKEEIDKIRTFNLGVDDFITKPFSPSELVARAKAHLTRYERLLSKNKPAEQDEIHIRGLHIDKGSRRVFVNGEEVAITTKEFELLVFLASHPNRVFSKSDLFERIWGMDSTGDIATVTVHIRKLRGKLETDPKNPEYIETVWGAGYRFTA, from the coding sequence ATGGCAAACATTTTGATCATTGAGGACGAAACAACGATTGCGGAACTGGAGCGGGATTATTTTGAGCTCAATGGATTTTCCGTGGATCTATGCCACAGCGGAGATGAAGGCCTGAAGCAGGCACTGGAGGGGGACTACAATCTGATCATTGTTGATCTGATGCTTCCGGGACTCGACGGCTTCGAATGTTGCAGGCGCATTCGCGAGGTAAAGGAGGTACCCATCCTTGTCGTTTCCGCGAAAAAGGAAGAAATCGATAAGATCAGAACATTTAATCTGGGAGTGGATGACTTTATTACAAAACCGTTCAGCCCAAGTGAATTGGTTGCGCGAGCAAAGGCTCATTTGACCCGATACGAGAGACTACTTAGCAAAAACAAACCAGCTGAGCAGGATGAAATCCACATTAGGGGGCTTCACATTGACAAAGGATCACGCCGCGTTTTCGTTAATGGCGAAGAGGTAGCGATTACAACCAAGGAATTCGAGTTACTTGTATTTCTTGCGAGTCATCCCAATCGTGTATTCAGCAAATCAGATCTGTTTGAGCGCATCTGGGGCATGGATTCCACTGGAGACATAGCAACGGTTACCGTCCATATTCGCAAACTGCGTGGCAAGCTGGAGACAGACCCCAAAAATCCGGAGTATATTGAAACCGTATGGGGCGCAGGCTACCGGTTTACTGCATAA
- a CDS encoding S-layer homology domain-containing protein, giving the protein MNSTTRKIATFLTITALGTAVFPLTGNQVHAATYVTNIAATTTQLTQQQIEAAVKDLNSLGIMNGYADQSMGEHRAITRAELASLVYKTFNLEGKTGETLEITDVNPNAWYAPYASKLVELGIMEANDGQFQPQAQVTDAELEQVVSKAMQRDVKSVHHWMSEFYSENGPATRGEAAVLLQTAHRAIPSEQAQIKSVRSLNAITLIVTFDQPLTATDEAFAKAQTDFAFSGGLTLTNMPRLKTGSIATYIVPTSVQDAGEVYNLTYKGQDVGSFEGSGTKINMTTASQVTNDTFEIEALQENGVVDYGYIISAYSGGRGANAFVLNDQEQAGGKTFQIISSMQARQVVITPEGGEPIIARYVPFTQSTDGKQEPKFRMPEGQVLKPGVTYTVSSDWANLENASFTAKSYDALEVASAQAVSETSIEVTLAQDPEDELFSGRSVTLKAPSGEVLTATYKYSSRKGSTGVFDITNDGKLTPGKTYTLNPVGDWSVSSSVTLTLE; this is encoded by the coding sequence ATGAATTCTACAACCCGCAAAATCGCTACATTTCTAACCATAACTGCATTAGGTACAGCAGTATTCCCGCTAACTGGGAATCAAGTACATGCAGCTACATACGTTACTAACATCGCGGCAACAACCACACAGCTTACCCAACAACAGATTGAAGCTGCTGTCAAGGATCTGAATAGTTTGGGGATCATGAATGGGTACGCAGATCAATCCATGGGTGAACATAGAGCGATTACGCGTGCTGAGCTGGCGTCCTTGGTTTACAAAACGTTTAATTTGGAAGGCAAGACGGGCGAAACCTTAGAAATAACGGACGTGAACCCGAATGCGTGGTATGCACCTTATGCGTCAAAGCTTGTTGAACTCGGAATCATGGAGGCAAACGATGGACAATTCCAGCCACAAGCTCAAGTGACAGATGCTGAACTCGAACAGGTCGTATCCAAAGCGATGCAGCGTGACGTAAAATCCGTTCACCATTGGATGAGCGAGTTCTACTCTGAGAACGGTCCAGCAACACGCGGCGAAGCAGCCGTACTCCTGCAAACAGCCCACCGAGCCATTCCTTCGGAGCAAGCTCAAATCAAGAGCGTTAGATCGCTGAATGCCATTACGTTAATCGTTACGTTTGACCAACCACTGACAGCAACGGATGAAGCTTTTGCCAAGGCACAAACGGACTTTGCGTTTAGTGGTGGGCTGACCTTAACCAATATGCCCCGTTTGAAAACAGGTTCGATTGCCACTTACATCGTTCCAACGTCCGTACAAGATGCTGGTGAAGTGTACAACCTTACTTACAAAGGCCAAGACGTTGGTTCCTTTGAAGGCAGTGGCACGAAAATAAACATGACTACAGCTAGTCAAGTCACGAATGATACATTCGAGATTGAAGCATTGCAAGAGAACGGAGTCGTGGATTACGGTTACATTATCTCGGCTTACAGTGGTGGTCGAGGCGCGAATGCTTTCGTGCTGAATGATCAAGAGCAAGCAGGAGGCAAAACGTTTCAAATCATTTCATCCATGCAGGCAAGACAAGTTGTAATTACGCCAGAAGGTGGCGAGCCCATCATTGCCAGATATGTGCCGTTCACACAATCGACAGACGGCAAACAAGAACCGAAGTTCCGTATGCCTGAAGGTCAAGTGTTGAAACCAGGTGTAACATATACCGTTTCTTCAGACTGGGCAAACCTCGAAAATGCTTCATTCACTGCAAAATCGTATGATGCGCTGGAGGTTGCAAGTGCTCAGGCTGTGAGTGAAACCTCCATTGAAGTTACGCTTGCCCAAGATCCCGAAGATGAGCTGTTCTCTGGTCGGAGCGTAACGTTAAAAGCGCCTAGCGGGGAAGTTCTGACAGCCACTTATAAATACTCAAGTCGAAAAGGATCTACAGGTGTATTCGACATTACGAATGACGGAAAGCTGACTCCAGGTAAGACCTATACATTAAACCCAGTTGGAGATTGGAGCGTCTCTTCTTCGGTTACCCTGACACTGGAGTAA
- a CDS encoding ankyrin repeat domain-containing protein, translating into MSKSLIIVILISSMFILQGCVPEVKNDSNVEEKNMTSLEEKLFKAVEDRDNENIQKWIQAGANINAQDQSGRTAAMMATYNNDLASAKILIEAGADVNVQDDMKNNPFLYAGAEGYLDILKLTIQAGADPAITNRYGGTALIPASEHGYVEVVRELLTQTSVNVDHVNQLGWTALLEAIILNDGNALQQETIQLLIEHGADVNITDRDGVSPLSHAKQKGFKEIEDILVRAGAQ; encoded by the coding sequence ATGAGTAAGTCGCTAATCATCGTTATTCTGATAAGTAGTATGTTCATCTTGCAAGGCTGTGTACCTGAAGTGAAAAACGACTCGAATGTGGAGGAGAAGAACATGACTTCACTGGAAGAAAAGTTGTTTAAGGCGGTAGAGGATAGAGATAACGAAAATATTCAAAAATGGATTCAAGCGGGCGCCAATATCAATGCTCAGGATCAGAGCGGAAGAACGGCTGCCATGATGGCAACATATAACAACGATCTGGCCTCAGCAAAAATATTGATTGAAGCTGGTGCAGATGTAAATGTACAAGATGATATGAAGAATAACCCATTCCTGTACGCTGGGGCTGAAGGATATTTGGACATTTTGAAGTTAACGATCCAGGCGGGAGCAGACCCAGCGATAACGAATCGATATGGAGGAACGGCACTTATTCCGGCTTCGGAGCATGGATATGTGGAGGTGGTACGAGAACTCCTAACCCAAACTTCAGTGAATGTGGACCACGTGAATCAATTGGGATGGACAGCGCTTCTGGAAGCGATCATATTAAACGATGGCAATGCACTACAGCAAGAGACCATTCAATTACTTATTGAGCATGGAGCAGACGTCAATATAACAGATCGTGATGGTGTGTCACCGCTCAGTCATGCGAAGCAGAAAGGCTTTAAGGAAATAGAAGACATTTTGGTACGGGCTGGAGCTCAATAG
- a CDS encoding glycoside hydrolase family 16 protein, which yields MKRKSWYTLAVTGIVSLFFSVSAFAGYVFWEPLTYFNASTWQKADGYSNGGMFNCTWRANNVNFTSDGKLKLGLTSSAQNKFDCGEYRSTNTYGYGLYEVSMKPAKNTGVVSSFFTYTGPSHGTQWDEIDIEFLGKDTTKVQFNYYTNGVGNHEQIINLGFDASQGFHTYAFDWQPGHIKWYVDGVLKHTATSNIPKTPGKIMMNLWNGTGVDSWLGPYNGANPLYAEYDWVKYTSN from the coding sequence ATGAAGAGGAAGTCTTGGTATACTTTGGCGGTAACAGGTATCGTTTCTTTGTTTTTTTCAGTAAGCGCTTTCGCGGGTTATGTGTTCTGGGAGCCTCTAACCTATTTTAACGCAAGCACATGGCAAAAGGCGGATGGGTATTCCAATGGGGGAATGTTCAACTGTACCTGGCGGGCTAACAATGTTAATTTCACAAGTGATGGAAAGCTTAAGCTTGGTTTGACCAGTTCTGCACAAAACAAGTTCGATTGCGGAGAGTACCGATCCACGAATACGTATGGATACGGCTTGTATGAAGTCAGTATGAAACCTGCCAAGAACACAGGTGTGGTTTCCTCATTTTTCACATACACAGGGCCCTCACATGGCACCCAATGGGATGAAATTGACATCGAATTTTTAGGAAAAGACACCACCAAAGTGCAGTTTAATTATTATACCAATGGGGTTGGCAATCATGAGCAGATTATCAATCTAGGTTTTGATGCATCTCAAGGTTTCCATACGTACGCATTCGACTGGCAGCCGGGACATATCAAATGGTATGTTGATGGTGTCTTGAAACATACGGCAACCAGTAATATTCCAAAAACACCAGGCAAAATTATGATGAATCTCTGGAATGGAACGGGTGTAGATAGCTGGCTCGGCCCTTACAACGGTGCCAATCCGCTATATGCAGAGTACGATTGGGTAAAATATACGAGTAATTAA
- a CDS encoding extracellular solute-binding protein, whose protein sequence is MDTRKKRRVGSLVMIGVLAVSAALSGCSSGSDKKTESSTPAATLELKNGKYDPPVSITYLRPWGPDVKFKPGEDQDNNVHTKWAKEKLGIELKNQWISPSTNNAFETKLRLSLASNAEMPDIISYRGEFNLVRELIESGKFVDAGELFDKYASDTWKAAVNEDPSVWYPYMQDGKKIGIPILDYAYNGDPVMWIREDWMKKFNLEAPKTIDDLEVIMETFTNQDPDGNGKQDTYGLTIGFKNWLNTWMSEAGWVFGAYGTMPNQWNLTEDGKLEYGSVTPGAKQALAKLQSWMSKGYIPEEAGVYDETKAAEEFTAGKAGIVVGPHWMPSWPLEDVKKNNPEAEYKAYPIPSGPDGQAGRHGTSNGNGVILINKDMKNPEAFFTYQNYLFDHYANPKEGDEFEHGFAEGYDWVMVDGKPSTDASLTGGYAPEKYTLTFDGARIPNLSMTTLAKLASGEEPTTPFEKKIKSGVPTPMLDAAKIVLDQKDIVFNQMFTGAPSMTMQMNNDILTKMEKDTFSQIVYGKTSVDAFDSFVEKWKSSGGDQITKEVNEWYESVKSGK, encoded by the coding sequence TTGGACACACGTAAAAAGAGACGAGTAGGAAGCTTGGTTATGATCGGTGTATTGGCTGTATCTGCAGCCTTGAGTGGATGCAGTAGCGGGAGCGACAAGAAAACAGAATCGAGCACTCCTGCGGCAACGTTAGAGCTCAAAAATGGGAAATATGATCCACCAGTGTCTATCACGTATCTACGGCCTTGGGGCCCGGATGTAAAATTCAAGCCAGGCGAGGACCAGGACAACAATGTCCATACGAAATGGGCTAAAGAGAAGCTCGGGATTGAGCTGAAAAATCAATGGATCTCACCATCCACCAACAATGCATTCGAGACAAAGCTGCGCCTATCACTAGCCTCCAATGCTGAAATGCCGGACATTATTTCGTATCGCGGCGAGTTCAATCTGGTACGTGAATTGATTGAGTCTGGAAAATTTGTCGATGCCGGCGAGTTGTTTGACAAATATGCGAGCGATACATGGAAAGCAGCCGTAAACGAAGATCCTTCCGTATGGTATCCATACATGCAAGATGGCAAAAAGATCGGTATTCCCATTTTGGACTATGCCTATAACGGCGATCCTGTCATGTGGATCCGTGAAGACTGGATGAAGAAATTCAATCTGGAAGCACCTAAAACGATAGATGATCTAGAAGTCATTATGGAAACGTTTACGAACCAAGATCCGGATGGCAATGGGAAGCAGGATACCTACGGATTGACCATTGGTTTCAAGAACTGGCTGAACACATGGATGTCAGAAGCCGGATGGGTATTTGGCGCTTATGGTACCATGCCGAACCAATGGAATCTGACGGAAGATGGAAAACTTGAATACGGTTCCGTAACACCCGGAGCAAAACAGGCTTTAGCCAAATTACAAAGCTGGATGAGCAAAGGGTATATCCCGGAAGAAGCCGGCGTGTATGACGAGACAAAAGCTGCTGAAGAATTTACTGCTGGAAAAGCAGGTATTGTGGTAGGTCCTCACTGGATGCCATCCTGGCCGCTGGAGGATGTGAAGAAGAATAATCCTGAGGCTGAATACAAGGCATATCCGATTCCTTCCGGTCCGGATGGTCAAGCAGGGAGACATGGTACGTCGAACGGAAACGGCGTAATTCTGATTAACAAAGACATGAAGAATCCGGAAGCCTTTTTCACCTATCAGAACTATCTCTTTGATCACTATGCGAATCCTAAAGAGGGCGATGAGTTCGAACATGGATTTGCGGAAGGATACGATTGGGTTATGGTAGATGGTAAACCATCAACCGATGCAAGTCTTACGGGCGGTTATGCTCCCGAGAAGTACACTTTAACGTTTGACGGTGCGCGAATTCCGAATCTGAGCATGACAACTCTCGCGAAGCTGGCAAGCGGTGAAGAACCAACAACGCCATTTGAGAAAAAAATCAAATCAGGTGTACCTACACCTATGCTTGATGCAGCCAAGATTGTTTTGGATCAAAAAGATATCGTGTTCAATCAGATGTTTACCGGTGCACCTTCCATGACGATGCAGATGAACAATGATATTTTGACGAAGATGGAGAAAGATACCTTCTCCCAAATTGTATATGGCAAAACCTCTGTGGATGCTTTCGACTCCTTTGTTGAGAAGTGGAAATCCTCAGGTGGAGACCAGATTACAAAAGAAGTAAATGAGTGGTATGAGTCCGTTAAAAGCGGAAAATAG
- a CDS encoding response regulator, translating into MLQILLVDDERSVVETLAETIPWQSCGIGTVHEALSGSVALEIMENHDIDIVITDIRMPEMSGIALITAIHEKWPHVQTILLSGHADFEYAKQAIAQESFDYLLKPVSDEDLIETVQRLVHRIKEKWETAASHQRALHAFQDHLPLLQSTMLHELLTGKVYDPKTLADKLDLLELPYSIGEDLGMLVIRMEKHLSEMAHGDLALMEYAICNIISEVMHNHFHIWHTRDVHDYIVVLVSMKHSTTMSYSRNETPQTLLEQYAAQIQTNVKLYLKGAISISVSNWGKFPHEIGEIYERSVMSMRKRMGQVQGLFVTASDETDANPLHTIRSLYQPPTLISLLEAGRFEDVEHKIEHIFEELLHSSEHHDIAESTIEVYFALAGAFAYIIHKNGKQISSLIPAESNRYFHAPSYSTAQQLQDWSIRTLYYIRDDAEQELRDNHSTIVRSVKSFVDLHLAGDVSLPAIADHVHLHPVYLSKVYKAETGEALTAYVYRLRMEKAAYHLRTSTAKVFEIAELVGYNNTAYFIRVFKKFYDLTPQEYRENLPV; encoded by the coding sequence ATGCTGCAAATATTACTAGTGGACGATGAACGATCAGTCGTGGAAACGCTGGCTGAGACCATTCCGTGGCAAAGCTGCGGGATTGGCACAGTACATGAAGCCTTATCCGGTTCGGTGGCGTTGGAAATCATGGAAAACCACGACATTGACATTGTCATTACAGATATACGAATGCCCGAAATGTCAGGTATAGCGCTTATTACAGCGATTCATGAAAAGTGGCCGCATGTACAGACGATTCTGTTATCAGGTCATGCTGATTTTGAATATGCAAAACAGGCTATCGCGCAGGAAAGCTTTGATTACTTGCTTAAACCGGTTAGCGATGAAGATCTTATTGAAACGGTCCAACGCCTCGTTCATCGAATTAAAGAAAAGTGGGAAACGGCAGCCTCCCATCAACGAGCCTTACACGCCTTTCAGGATCACCTGCCCTTGCTTCAATCCACCATGCTGCATGAATTGCTGACTGGAAAAGTCTATGATCCGAAGACACTGGCAGACAAGCTTGATCTGCTGGAGCTTCCCTACTCCATAGGTGAAGACCTGGGTATGTTGGTTATTCGCATGGAGAAACATCTATCCGAAATGGCACACGGTGACCTTGCCCTAATGGAATATGCGATATGTAATATCATTAGTGAAGTGATGCATAATCATTTTCATATCTGGCACACACGAGACGTTCACGATTACATTGTTGTTCTGGTTAGCATGAAACACTCCACAACGATGAGCTATAGCAGGAACGAGACACCTCAGACCCTGCTTGAGCAGTATGCTGCCCAGATTCAAACCAATGTTAAGTTATACTTGAAGGGTGCGATCTCGATTTCCGTCTCTAACTGGGGCAAGTTCCCTCACGAAATAGGAGAAATCTATGAGCGGTCCGTTATGTCCATGCGTAAACGGATGGGGCAAGTTCAAGGCTTGTTTGTCACAGCTTCCGATGAGACGGACGCCAATCCGCTTCATACGATCAGGTCACTTTATCAGCCGCCAACGTTGATCAGCCTATTGGAAGCTGGACGATTTGAGGATGTGGAACACAAAATTGAGCATATTTTTGAGGAATTGCTGCATTCAAGTGAACATCATGATATTGCGGAGTCAACCATTGAAGTGTATTTTGCTCTCGCTGGTGCATTTGCGTACATCATTCATAAAAATGGTAAACAAATATCTTCTTTGATTCCAGCGGAGTCCAATCGTTATTTTCATGCTCCCAGCTATTCTACTGCACAGCAGTTGCAAGACTGGTCCATACGTACGCTTTATTACATACGAGATGATGCCGAACAAGAGCTCAGAGACAATCACAGCACCATTGTACGCAGCGTCAAGAGTTTCGTAGACCTTCATCTGGCCGGAGATGTATCGCTGCCTGCCATTGCCGACCATGTGCATCTGCATCCAGTGTACTTGTCCAAAGTATACAAGGCGGAGACCGGTGAAGCACTAACTGCCTATGTATACCGGTTAAGAATGGAGAAAGCAGCCTATCATTTGCGAACGTCAACTGCCAAGGTATTTGAAATTGCTGAACTTGTTGGATACAACAATACCGCCTATTTCATACGAGTTTTCAAGAAATTTTATGATCTTACTCCTCAAGAATATCGGGAAAATCTACCGGTTTAA
- a CDS encoding sensor histidine kinase: MFTRMNVFTKITLLFVMLLILVLFLYTYSNRESVRVIEHEIQNNTMNHLSTFADSVESNIYQLSLYGMSIGQDSSIQEYQRPDYKDVPYERVKVGSAILEKMNLYNAASKWHSTITLYFPRMKKVISTDYYAYIPYSDNEFKESLSQSWTYADNQFIWYTTDPTTAMVQPDKARLITKISFPVHHLTTLLNQNKLNNKGDPFIFHPDYGLISNSSGKETLTAILPSLKEAKLQASGGFSTTLNKTEYYVSYIQSKSLGWYYVDYVPMQQILKPITSSRNLFYASIAVLIVMSVVVLYTLYRSVQLPLLQLVKGTNRLSTGDFSVRLHHPARNEFSLLFARFNIMAQRIQELIENVYEEKLRSREATLKQLQSQINPHFLYNCLFYIKNMARMKNEKAVVAMALNLGEYYRYITRSEKDQATLREELTMVKNYLEIQSLRLERMHFTIDVPHDILDKTVPRLTLQPIIENAIIHGLEPKSVDGEIKIYADCKDDVYTIIVEDSGLGMSEKQLDLLRDNLLKPLDENMGCGTWNVHQRLSFQYGEGSGLFYEQSSMGGIKVNITWHDNTDK; the protein is encoded by the coding sequence TTGTTTACACGCATGAATGTCTTCACCAAAATTACATTGTTGTTTGTGATGCTGCTTATTCTGGTATTGTTTCTCTACACATACTCGAACCGGGAAAGTGTACGTGTCATTGAACACGAGATTCAGAACAATACGATGAATCACCTGTCAACATTTGCCGATTCAGTCGAATCCAATATTTACCAATTGTCATTATATGGGATGTCTATTGGTCAAGATTCCAGCATTCAGGAATATCAACGCCCTGACTACAAGGATGTTCCCTATGAGCGTGTGAAGGTTGGAAGTGCCATACTGGAAAAGATGAATCTGTACAATGCAGCAAGCAAATGGCATTCGACCATCACTCTATACTTTCCTCGGATGAAAAAAGTGATATCGACGGATTACTATGCTTACATTCCGTACAGTGATAATGAATTTAAGGAGTCCCTATCGCAGTCCTGGACCTATGCCGACAATCAGTTTATCTGGTACACGACTGACCCAACGACAGCGATGGTGCAACCCGACAAAGCTCGATTAATTACCAAAATCAGTTTTCCAGTTCATCACTTAACTACCCTTCTCAATCAAAACAAGTTAAACAATAAGGGCGATCCATTCATTTTCCATCCCGACTATGGCCTAATCAGCAATAGCTCTGGGAAGGAAACTCTGACTGCCATCCTGCCCTCTCTGAAAGAAGCAAAACTGCAAGCCAGCGGTGGATTCAGCACAACGTTAAACAAAACGGAATATTACGTCTCCTATATTCAATCCAAGAGCTTGGGCTGGTATTATGTTGACTATGTGCCAATGCAACAGATTTTGAAACCGATTACGAGCAGCCGAAATCTGTTTTATGCTTCAATTGCCGTTCTGATCGTAATGAGTGTCGTTGTTTTATATACACTCTATCGCAGTGTACAGCTTCCGCTTCTCCAGCTGGTAAAAGGGACAAATCGCTTGTCCACCGGGGATTTTTCCGTTCGGCTGCATCACCCGGCACGCAATGAATTCAGTCTGTTATTTGCACGATTCAACATCATGGCCCAGCGAATTCAAGAGTTAATCGAGAATGTATATGAGGAGAAATTAAGGAGCCGCGAAGCTACGCTCAAGCAGCTTCAATCGCAGATTAATCCGCATTTTCTCTATAATTGTCTCTTCTATATCAAGAACATGGCCCGAATGAAAAATGAAAAGGCTGTGGTAGCCATGGCATTGAATCTGGGAGAGTATTACCGTTACATAACCAGGTCTGAAAAGGACCAAGCCACGCTTCGGGAAGAGTTGACGATGGTCAAAAATTATTTGGAAATCCAGTCACTTCGTCTGGAACGAATGCATTTTACAATCGACGTGCCTCATGATATTTTAGATAAAACAGTCCCCAGATTAACCCTCCAGCCTATTATTGAGAACGCTATTATTCATGGTCTGGAGCCCAAATCGGTGGACGGTGAGATTAAAATCTATGCGGACTGCAAGGATGATGTGTACACGATTATCGTAGAGGACAGCGGGCTTGGCATGTCTGAGAAACAGCTGGATCTTCTGAGAGATAATCTTCTTAAGCCGCTGGATGAGAATATGGGATGTGGTACATGGAATGTGCATCAGCGTTTGTCATTTCAGTACGGTGAAGGTTCGGGACTCTTCTATGAACAATCTTCAATGGGTGGAATTAAAGTTAACATCACATGGCACGATAATACAGACAAGTAG
- a CDS encoding sugar ABC transporter permease, protein MQRNWTLHMMLVPAVLLALVFQYIPMGGIVIAFQDFKPYLGFSESKWVGWDNFRYLFLYPDVGQVIWNTLVIAFFKIIAGLFAPFLFAILLNEVRLTAFKRVSQTLVYLPHFLSWVILGGILLDILSPQGGMVNQLVVAFGGEPIFFLGDGTWFRITLIVSDVWKEFGFGTIVFLASLSGINPALYEAAEVDGANRFKQTLHITIPALMPITIVLMTLSIGNILNAGFDQVFNLYNPLVYDKGDIIDTFVYRLGILNGKMSFATAVGLFKSVVATILIVISYRMAYKLANYRVF, encoded by the coding sequence ATGCAACGGAATTGGACCTTGCATATGATGCTCGTTCCAGCCGTATTGCTGGCACTGGTGTTTCAGTACATACCGATGGGCGGCATTGTAATTGCTTTTCAGGACTTTAAGCCATACTTGGGATTTTCTGAATCCAAATGGGTTGGTTGGGACAATTTTCGATATTTATTCTTATATCCGGATGTAGGTCAGGTAATCTGGAATACACTGGTCATTGCATTTTTCAAAATCATCGCGGGACTGTTCGCTCCATTCTTGTTTGCCATTTTGCTCAATGAAGTGCGCTTGACGGCATTCAAAAGAGTGAGTCAGACGCTTGTGTATCTGCCGCATTTCCTATCATGGGTTATTCTCGGTGGGATTTTGCTTGATATCCTGTCCCCTCAGGGCGGCATGGTGAACCAGCTTGTCGTAGCCTTTGGAGGAGAACCCATTTTCTTCCTGGGAGATGGCACATGGTTCCGTATTACGCTAATCGTCAGCGATGTGTGGAAAGAATTTGGTTTTGGTACGATCGTATTTCTAGCTTCTCTATCAGGAATCAATCCTGCGCTCTACGAGGCTGCCGAGGTGGATGGGGCCAACCGGTTCAAACAGACGCTGCACATTACGATTCCGGCATTGATGCCGATTACAATTGTACTGATGACACTCTCTATCGGTAATATCCTCAACGCTGGTTTTGATCAGGTGTTCAACTTGTACAATCCACTTGTGTATGACAAAGGCGACATCATTGACACCTTTGTGTATCGACTCGGAATTTTGAACGGGAAGATGAGTTTTGCCACAGCAGTGGGGTTATTCAAATCAGTGGTAGCTACCATTTTGATTGTTATATCGTACAGAATGGCTTACAAACTGGCTAATTATCGAGTTTTCTAG
- a CDS encoding carbohydrate ABC transporter permease produces MYYKTKGYRIFSIANYTFLGILSLLCILPIIHILAVSFSSMAPASSNLVSFWPIGFTTDAYVKTFGNSNFINSLLVSLKRTVLATIIGMVIMLITAFPLSKEDISFKGRSLYTWFFVFTILFSGGLIPSYILIQKLGLMNTIWALILPGALSVWNVILMMNFFRGLPKELEEAAYLDGAGHIKTLILVYVPLSLPAIATLSLFTMVYQWNSWFDGMIYMSDIKNYPLASLLQTIIVQQDLSKINVDPSMLENISQRTVRAAQIFIGALPILMVYPFLQRFFVKGIVIGAVKE; encoded by the coding sequence TTGTATTATAAAACAAAAGGATACCGCATATTCAGCATCGCTAACTATACTTTTCTTGGGATATTATCGTTACTCTGCATTTTACCAATTATTCATATATTGGCTGTTTCATTCAGCAGTATGGCGCCAGCATCATCGAATCTGGTCAGCTTCTGGCCCATTGGTTTTACAACGGATGCTTATGTGAAAACCTTCGGAAATTCAAATTTCATCAACTCGCTTCTGGTGTCTCTTAAACGGACTGTGCTTGCCACAATCATCGGTATGGTCATCATGCTTATTACCGCATTTCCGTTATCCAAGGAAGATATCAGTTTCAAAGGTCGCTCCTTGTATACATGGTTCTTTGTTTTCACCATTTTGTTCAGCGGCGGTTTGATTCCAAGTTACATCCTGATCCAGAAGCTTGGACTGATGAATACAATCTGGGCACTTATTCTGCCCGGAGCACTGTCGGTGTGGAACGTTATTCTCATGATGAACTTCTTCCGCGGACTGCCCAAAGAACTTGAAGAAGCAGCCTATTTGGATGGAGCAGGTCATATCAAAACGTTGATTCTGGTCTACGTTCCACTGTCACTTCCGGCGATCGCAACCTTGTCTTTGTTTACAATGGTGTATCAGTGGAACTCCTGGTTCGACGGAATGATCTACATGTCTGATATTAAAAACTATCCGCTTGCTTCTCTGTTACAGACTATTATTGTTCAGCAAGATCTCAGCAAAATCAACGTGGATCCTTCCATGTTGGAGAATATTTCGCAGCGGACCGTACGCGCAGCACAGATCTTTATCGGTGCGCTTCCAATTCTGATGGTATACCCGTTTTTACAACGTTTCTTCGTAAAAGGAATTGTTATTGGAGCAGTCAAGGAATAG